The following proteins are co-located in the Ancylothrix sp. D3o genome:
- a CDS encoding NAD(P)/FAD-dependent oxidoreductase, whose amino-acid sequence MTTEQPARICILGGGFGGLYTALRLSELPAKAPHKPEIVLIDRNDRFLFSPLLYELVSGELQTWEIAPPFEEVLANTGVRFIQASVSDIHLDSHQVLLDNGSFVHYDRLVLAMGGETPLDKVPGCDMYALPFRTVADAYRLQERLRVLEQSEKEKIRVVIVGAGYSGVELACKLADRLGNRGRVRLIEQGDTILRTSAEFNRQTASQALEQRKIWLDLETSVEAVGPDTISLRYRGVVDEIPADLVLWTSGTKVVPVLEKLPLKQNPRGQFTVTSTLQAIDNPEIFVVGDLADCVDASGSQVPATAQVALQQADYAGWNIWASLTNRPLLPFRYQSSGEMMTLGIDNATLTGLGIKLDGTVASLVRRLAYLYRMPTFDHQLKVAFNWIAQPLRDLLSNG is encoded by the coding sequence ATGACGACTGAACAACCCGCACGCATCTGTATTCTCGGTGGAGGCTTTGGAGGTCTTTACACGGCTTTGCGCTTGAGTGAGTTGCCTGCTAAGGCTCCCCACAAACCAGAAATTGTTTTAATTGACCGCAACGACCGTTTTTTATTCTCTCCCCTCCTCTATGAATTAGTTTCTGGGGAATTACAAACTTGGGAGATCGCGCCTCCGTTTGAAGAGGTGCTCGCTAACACCGGCGTGCGTTTCATTCAAGCTTCGGTTTCTGATATCCATCTCGACTCTCACCAGGTTCTCCTAGACAATGGCTCCTTTGTTCACTACGACCGGCTGGTTTTAGCAATGGGGGGCGAAACCCCTCTTGACAAAGTGCCAGGATGTGATATGTACGCTCTACCTTTCCGTACTGTGGCGGATGCTTACCGCTTACAAGAACGCTTAAGGGTTTTGGAGCAGTCAGAAAAAGAAAAAATTAGGGTGGTGATTGTTGGGGCCGGTTATAGCGGCGTGGAACTGGCTTGTAAGTTGGCAGACCGGCTGGGCAATCGGGGCCGGGTGCGATTGATAGAACAGGGAGACACTATTTTACGCACGAGTGCCGAATTTAACCGCCAAACGGCATCGCAGGCTCTCGAACAGCGCAAAATTTGGCTTGATTTAGAAACAAGTGTGGAAGCTGTAGGCCCAGATACAATTTCGTTGCGCTATCGGGGAGTTGTCGATGAAATCCCGGCGGATTTGGTATTGTGGACGTCAGGAACTAAGGTGGTGCCGGTGTTAGAGAAATTACCTCTCAAACAAAATCCACGCGGTCAATTTACTGTCACTTCGACACTACAAGCTATTGACAATCCAGAAATTTTTGTAGTCGGCGATTTGGCAGATTGTGTGGATGCAAGCGGCTCTCAAGTGCCGGCAACGGCTCAGGTGGCTCTCCAACAAGCAGATTATGCCGGCTGGAATATTTGGGCATCTCTGACAAACCGGCCTTTATTACCTTTCCGCTATCAGTCATCGGGGGAAATGATGACCTTGGGAATTGATAATGCGACGCTCACCGGCTTGGGAATTAAACTTGATGGCACAGTTGCTTCTTTGGTACGCCGGCTTGCCTATCTTTACCGAATGCCAACGTTTGACCACCAGCTTAAAGTTGCTTTTAATTGGATTGCTCAACCGCTGCGAGATTTGCTTTCTAATGGTTAA
- a CDS encoding HAD-IA family hydrolase, which yields MQKPKVIFLDAVGTLFGAQESIGELYAQVALQFGVDSPPSLLEKAFYKSFKSASPACFPGVKLGDISQQEFDWWYAVSEATFQRAGYLSQFANFDSFFEKLFDYFATAEPWFVYPDVVPALQKWQQEGIELGVISNFDSRLYQVLESLNLANYFSSVTISTQVGAAKPEQKVFATALEKHHCLALEACHIGDSFKEDYCGAKAAGLQAIWVHR from the coding sequence ATGCAAAAACCAAAGGTTATTTTTTTGGATGCGGTGGGTACTTTGTTTGGAGCGCAAGAAAGTATCGGCGAATTGTACGCACAGGTGGCTTTACAATTCGGCGTAGATTCACCGCCATCTTTACTAGAAAAAGCTTTTTATAAAAGTTTTAAATCAGCTTCACCGGCTTGTTTTCCGGGCGTTAAACTCGGAGATATTTCCCAACAGGAATTTGACTGGTGGTATGCAGTTTCAGAGGCAACCTTTCAACGGGCCGGCTATTTGTCCCAATTCGCTAATTTTGATAGTTTTTTTGAAAAGCTTTTTGACTATTTTGCAACGGCGGAGCCTTGGTTTGTCTATCCTGATGTGGTGCCGGCTCTCCAAAAGTGGCAGCAGGAGGGCATTGAGTTAGGGGTGATCTCAAATTTTGATTCGCGGCTTTATCAGGTTTTAGAATCCCTAAATTTGGCTAATTATTTTTCTTCGGTGACAATTTCTACCCAAGTAGGCGCGGCCAAACCTGAGCAAAAAGTGTTTGCGACGGCTTTAGAAAAACACCATTGCCTAGCGCTGGAGGCTTGTCATATAGGAGATAGTTTTAAAGAAGATTATTGTGGAGCAAAAGCTGCCGGTTTACAGGCGATTTGGGTTCACAGGTAA
- a CDS encoding response regulator, with product MTSSKNSKTKILVVDDEPDNLDLLYRTFHEEYKVLRASSGPEALDILATEGDMAVIISDQRMPLMSGTEFLSLTATQYPDVIRIILTGYTDVEDLVDAINSGKVFKYVTKPWDADNLKALVRQAVDTHNVLKTRTRELCRTLRQESLLNVVTNTIRSRTNYRQILQTIVETVGQMFEVSCCILRPVREDRLCDEWFIYQKDENGKKKDSSANTGPEAAFLAQTVWDTRDVEVINNVETDHRFTHTPEARARLQTYQAANIRSTLVVPLYCRLELMAILALHQYSTPRNWQDDEVQMVVMVADQAALALAQARAFELATALAKREALINTITSAIRSTLNPQDIFAAITQQLGFALHADGCALSLWTEQDEYVQCVGLYDVLHDGTGSKKPTSTQTTHSLPQTPLIVNPTLPRSVVPIRGNPVLLQLLTTQQPVVVSDLEAKPELNVFDLPLRAPARALLVVPLITDQQIIGSISLRQSHRPRYWEPSEIELAQAVAAQAAIAVQQARLYQKTRQQAERLIELDRLKTEFFQNISHEFRTPLTLMIGPLETAVSQHTDLPYEQADIALRNSRRLLRLVNQLLDLQRIDAGKMQPTFRPCNLVEFVTQTVDSFVPYCERKGIHVRTQLFECPSLYLDLEKFDKVLYNLLSNAMKFTPREGTITVSLQPAGDHCLLQVKDTGIGIRADQIPHLFERFRQAEGSASRSYEGSGLGLALVKELIELHRGQISVESVYGNGTTFTIWLQMGTAHLPPDQIIEVPTGLLPSRSSIELADVELEQDTDQLALLSEEFTQNLGSNSERLGQLSENNKTATPAPQENLEPINTDHNILFVDDNPDLRNYVSGILKQQGYNVILARNGAEGFRIALSQHPDLIITDLMMPLVSGLDMIRMIRENEILKSTPVILLTAKVNEDTRIEGVEKGADGYLGKPFNDRELLATVRNLLALKDQERRVKELNTYLTESVLRRFLPPPLVKKAAAGQLLLDLRPEPRLITILFSDIVGFTQLANTLRSRRVAEVLNEYLTEMTRAIFENGGTVDKFIGDAVMALFGTPEDVSSNEQARRAVDAARSMQQALAKLNERWHKQGLVGTQDAPPIRFRCGIHQGTAVVGMFGGNQRADYTAIGPSVNIAARLQEAADPGSILVSAAVADYLEEDEITKFRPLKLKGIDETVLTFVVHSVEENSLVNGD from the coding sequence ATGACATCCTCAAAAAACAGCAAAACAAAAATCCTGGTCGTAGACGACGAACCAGACAATCTGGATCTGCTATACCGCACCTTTCACGAGGAGTATAAAGTCCTGCGGGCCTCATCGGGCCCAGAGGCGCTAGACATACTCGCCACCGAAGGGGATATGGCCGTGATTATTTCCGATCAACGGATGCCCTTAATGAGCGGTACAGAATTTTTGAGCCTCACCGCCACCCAATACCCGGATGTTATTCGCATTATTTTGACCGGCTACACCGACGTAGAAGACCTAGTAGACGCCATCAACAGCGGCAAAGTCTTCAAATACGTTACTAAACCCTGGGATGCCGACAACTTAAAAGCCCTCGTCCGACAGGCCGTAGACACCCACAACGTCCTGAAAACCCGGACGCGGGAACTTTGCCGAACCCTACGCCAAGAATCTCTGCTCAACGTCGTCACCAACACCATCCGCTCACGCACCAACTATCGGCAGATCCTTCAAACCATAGTCGAAACCGTCGGACAAATGTTTGAAGTAAGCTGCTGCATTTTGCGTCCCGTGCGAGAAGATCGGCTTTGCGATGAATGGTTTATTTACCAAAAAGACGAAAACGGCAAGAAAAAAGACTCCTCTGCAAACACCGGCCCCGAAGCCGCTTTTCTCGCTCAAACCGTTTGGGATACCCGCGACGTTGAAGTGATCAACAACGTAGAAACTGACCACCGCTTCACCCACACCCCCGAAGCCAGAGCACGCCTACAAACCTATCAAGCCGCCAATATCCGCTCTACCCTAGTCGTCCCCCTGTATTGCCGGCTCGAACTCATGGCTATCTTAGCCCTCCACCAATACAGCACGCCTCGCAACTGGCAAGACGATGAAGTGCAAATGGTGGTTATGGTAGCCGATCAAGCTGCCCTCGCCCTCGCCCAAGCGCGAGCCTTTGAACTCGCCACAGCCCTCGCTAAACGCGAAGCTCTGATTAATACCATTACCTCAGCCATTCGCTCGACGCTTAACCCCCAAGACATTTTTGCTGCCATTACCCAACAGCTAGGCTTTGCCCTTCATGCTGACGGTTGTGCCCTTTCCTTGTGGACAGAGCAAGATGAATATGTCCAGTGCGTCGGACTTTATGACGTCCTCCACGACGGCACCGGCTCCAAGAAGCCGACATCCACACAAACGACCCATTCGTTACCACAAACTCCTTTAATTGTCAACCCCACTTTACCCCGGTCAGTGGTACCGATTCGGGGAAATCCGGTTTTATTACAACTCTTAACAACACAGCAGCCGGTCGTAGTCAGCGACTTAGAAGCCAAACCAGAACTCAATGTTTTTGACCTGCCTCTGCGGGCACCGGCCAGAGCATTACTGGTGGTACCCCTGATCACAGACCAACAAATTATCGGCAGCATTTCCCTGCGACAGTCCCACAGACCCCGCTACTGGGAACCCTCAGAAATTGAACTGGCCCAAGCCGTCGCCGCCCAAGCCGCCATTGCCGTACAGCAAGCGCGACTTTATCAAAAAACGCGACAGCAAGCTGAAAGACTAATTGAACTCGACCGGCTTAAAACGGAATTTTTTCAAAATATTTCCCATGAATTTCGCACCCCCTTAACGCTGATGATAGGCCCCTTGGAAACCGCCGTCAGCCAGCACACCGACTTACCTTATGAACAAGCCGATATTGCTCTGAGAAACTCGCGGCGTTTATTGCGTTTAGTCAATCAATTACTCGATTTACAACGCATTGATGCCGGCAAAATGCAGCCTACATTTCGCCCTTGTAACTTAGTCGAATTTGTCACCCAAACGGTAGATTCATTTGTACCCTATTGCGAGCGAAAAGGCATTCACGTTCGCACCCAACTTTTTGAATGTCCGTCCCTCTACTTAGACTTAGAAAAATTTGACAAGGTACTTTATAACCTTTTGTCAAATGCTATGAAATTTACCCCCAGAGAAGGCACAATTACCGTTAGCTTGCAACCCGCAGGCGACCACTGTTTACTGCAAGTCAAAGACACCGGCATCGGCATTCGTGCTGACCAAATTCCCCATTTATTTGAACGCTTTCGCCAAGCAGAAGGCTCAGCTTCGCGGTCTTATGAAGGTAGCGGTTTAGGACTCGCCCTCGTCAAAGAATTAATCGAACTTCACAGAGGCCAAATTAGTGTAGAATCCGTTTACGGAAACGGCACCACTTTTACTATCTGGCTGCAAATGGGAACCGCTCATTTACCGCCCGATCAAATTATCGAAGTCCCCACCGGCCTGCTACCTTCCCGTTCTAGCATCGAATTAGCCGATGTCGAATTAGAACAAGATACCGATCAACTGGCACTTTTAAGCGAGGAATTCACCCAAAATTTAGGCTCTAATTCCGAACGCCTAGGGCAACTTTCGGAAAACAACAAAACAGCTACACCGGCCCCTCAAGAAAACCTCGAACCCATCAATACAGACCACAATATTTTATTTGTCGATGACAACCCCGATCTAAGAAATTATGTATCAGGAATTCTCAAACAACAAGGTTATAATGTAATTTTGGCTCGCAATGGGGCCGAAGGTTTCCGAATCGCTCTTTCTCAGCATCCCGATTTAATTATTACTGACTTGATGATGCCTTTGGTATCTGGGTTAGATATGATTAGGATGATTCGAGAAAATGAAATTTTAAAGTCTACTCCTGTTATTTTATTAACAGCAAAAGTTAATGAAGATACCCGCATTGAAGGCGTAGAAAAAGGCGCGGATGGCTATTTAGGTAAACCTTTTAACGACCGGGAATTATTAGCGACTGTGCGAAATTTGCTGGCCCTAAAAGATCAAGAAAGACGAGTAAAAGAACTCAATACCTATCTAACAGAATCGGTATTGCGCCGGTTTTTACCGCCTCCCTTGGTTAAAAAAGCCGCTGCCGGTCAATTGTTGCTAGATTTGCGTCCGGAACCGCGTTTAATTACTATTCTGTTTAGCGATATTGTCGGTTTTACTCAATTAGCAAATACCTTACGATCTCGCCGTGTGGCAGAAGTGCTTAACGAGTATTTAACAGAAATGACGCGGGCAATTTTTGAGAATGGTGGCACCGTTGATAAATTTATTGGGGATGCAGTGATGGCTTTATTTGGCACACCTGAAGACGTTAGCTCTAATGAACAAGCGCGGCGGGCTGTAGATGCTGCACGCAGTATGCAGCAAGCTTTGGCAAAGTTAAACGAACGCTGGCATAAACAAGGGTTGGTGGGAACTCAAGATGCGCCGCCTATTCGCTTTCGCTGTGGTATTCACCAGGGTACGGCGGTTGTGGGGATGTTTGGCGGTAATCAACGTGCTGATTATACTGCCATTGGCCCCTCGGTGAATATTGCGGCGCGGTTACAAGAAGCGGCTGATCCGGGTAGTATTTTGGTTTCGGCGGCGGTGGCGGATTATTTGGAGGAAGATGAGATTACAAAATTCCGCCCGTTGAAGTTAAAGGGAATTGATGAAACTGTTTTAACTTTTGTGGTGCATTCTGTGGAGGAAAATAGTTTAGTCAATGGTGATTAG
- a CDS encoding DnaJ domain-containing protein, whose amino-acid sequence MILVVLAPQVQSEIVRLSQVGQIDAKLLEEFAYLVLQSSAQKPGKTVQALKIHQLKQAVYERFNVKDTSELKKSGAFKMATDGMDKLDFHFKETWETLYRKFVGVLPNEANQYGYGCINGINVFQYFKPWQVFGLDPKSATKDDIKASYYQLSKIYHPDNLETGDRKVFEQIEAMYKSIIAGF is encoded by the coding sequence ATGATTCTAGTAGTTCTAGCTCCACAAGTACAGAGTGAAATAGTTCGTCTTTCTCAAGTTGGGCAAATTGATGCCAAACTTCTAGAAGAATTTGCCTATCTTGTTCTTCAGAGTTCGGCACAAAAACCTGGTAAAACAGTTCAAGCCCTAAAAATACATCAGCTAAAACAAGCTGTCTATGAGCGATTTAATGTGAAAGACACGTCAGAACTGAAAAAATCTGGCGCATTTAAGATGGCTACTGATGGCATGGATAAACTGGACTTTCACTTCAAAGAAACTTGGGAGACACTATACCGAAAATTCGTTGGTGTCCTTCCGAATGAAGCAAACCAGTATGGATATGGTTGTATCAATGGCATTAATGTATTTCAATATTTTAAGCCTTGGCAGGTGTTTGGGCTAGATCCTAAAAGTGCCACCAAAGATGATATTAAAGCTTCTTACTATCAACTTTCTAAAATCTACCATCCTGATAATTTGGAAACCGGAGATCGGAAAGTTTTTGAGCAAATAGAAGCGATGTATAAGAGTATTATTGCTGGGTTTTGA
- a CDS encoding GNAT family N-acetyltransferase, whose protein sequence is MNPCFGFPMHRRPLETGFEPTDSLFSVREALCADLPALADLLSDSFHSREGLMGWTFPFLRMGIYEDLRHRLRDRRSYYVCFVALASVGSSPENRPLVAGTVEMSLRSSFSFMGLGSHTHQKSGLPGFSDFNSQFPYVSNLAVGTGYRRLGVAKLLLAACERVALQWGYSSLYLHVLENNHHARRLYFKVGYRVAGIDAGGPCWLLRQPRRILLRKSLNLNA, encoded by the coding sequence GTGAATCCTTGCTTTGGTTTTCCGATGCACCGCCGGCCTCTCGAAACTGGCTTTGAGCCCACAGATTCTCTTTTTTCTGTCCGTGAGGCTCTTTGTGCTGATCTGCCGGCATTGGCGGATCTGCTGAGTGATAGTTTTCACTCGCGTGAAGGTTTGATGGGCTGGACTTTCCCGTTTTTACGAATGGGAATTTATGAAGATTTACGCCACCGTCTGCGTGATCGTCGCAGTTATTATGTCTGTTTTGTAGCTCTGGCTTCTGTTGGTTCTTCTCCAGAAAACCGGCCTCTGGTAGCTGGGACTGTGGAAATGTCTCTGCGGTCGTCTTTTTCTTTTATGGGTTTGGGGTCCCACACTCATCAAAAGTCTGGCCTGCCGGGGTTTTCCGACTTTAACTCTCAATTTCCCTATGTCTCTAATTTGGCTGTCGGCACTGGGTACCGTCGTCTGGGTGTGGCTAAGTTGTTGTTGGCTGCTTGCGAGAGGGTTGCTCTTCAGTGGGGCTATTCATCTCTCTATCTGCACGTTTTGGAAAATAACCACCACGCCCGCCGGCTTTATTTTAAGGTGGGCTACCGTGTTGCTGGTATTGATGCCGGTGGGCCTTGTTGGCTTTTGCGTCAGCCGAGGCGCATCCTCCTGCGTAAATCTCTCAATCTCAATGCTTAG
- a CDS encoding GFA family protein, translated as MNEPAIYEGGCHCGAVRFRVKVDNHQATLCNCSICTKKGFVHLIVPDFDFTLLQGEESLTTYTFNTGTAKHKFCRTCGIHSFYRPRSHPEGISVNIRCLDSDVIDKFEIVRFDGRNWEKNIENLRSEVP; from the coding sequence ATGAATGAACCGGCAATTTATGAAGGTGGTTGTCACTGCGGAGCCGTGAGATTTCGAGTAAAAGTCGATAACCATCAAGCCACGCTGTGTAACTGTTCAATTTGCACGAAAAAAGGCTTTGTACATTTAATTGTACCCGATTTTGATTTTACATTGTTGCAAGGCGAAGAATCATTAACGACTTATACCTTTAACACCGGCACCGCAAAACATAAGTTTTGTCGGACTTGCGGCATACATTCATTTTACCGGCCCCGTTCACATCCCGAAGGCATTTCTGTGAATATACGTTGTTTAGATAGCGACGTGATAGATAAATTTGAAATTGTCAGATTTGATGGAAGAAACTGGGAAAAAAATATTGAAAATTTACGCTCAGAAGTCCCTTAA
- a CDS encoding DUF4278 domain-containing protein translates to MKLSYRGVSYANEPPTLDMIDGDIGGKYRGQAWTVRQPRHIPLPPPTGDLKYRAVTYKTSTVDAVSAPPPTTPHSPYRHNMRSEVAQTHRDHLYKLLEKRMQAAQARGDAELLKLLENESKQLASLH, encoded by the coding sequence ATGAAACTTTCTTATCGCGGAGTCAGTTACGCGAACGAACCCCCTACCCTCGATATGATCGACGGAGATATTGGCGGCAAATATCGCGGACAAGCTTGGACAGTGCGTCAACCCAGACATATCCCCCTGCCCCCACCGACAGGCGACCTTAAGTATCGCGCAGTTACATACAAAACCAGCACTGTCGATGCCGTTAGTGCCCCTCCCCCCACAACTCCACATTCCCCCTACCGCCACAATATGCGCTCAGAAGTGGCCCAAACCCACCGCGACCACCTCTACAAGCTTTTAGAAAAGCGGATGCAAGCAGCACAAGCACGCGGAGATGCGGAATTGTTAAAGCTTTTGGAAAACGAATCTAAACAACTGGCTTCTTTACATTAG